CGCGAGCCCGAGGTGCATGGCCTGCCGCCGAAGAACCTGCGCGACGCGGTGATCCTGCCGTTCCGCGAATTCCTCGCGCGCGGCGGCTGGCGCAACGCGGCACTGGTGCTCGGCTTCATCTTCCTCTACAAGCTCGGCGACGTGATGGCCACCACGCTGTCCACCTCGTTCTTCCTCGACATCGGCTTCAACAAGACGCAGATCGGCGTGATCGCGAAGACCACCGCGTTCTGGGCCAGCCTCGCCGGCGGCATCGTCGGCGGCGTCTGGCTCGTGAAGATCGGCATCGCGCGCGGGCTGTGGATCTTCGGCGTGGTGCAGATCGCCTCGACGCTCGGCTTCGCCTGGCTCGCCCGCGCCGGCGCCGATCCGGTGCTGATGGCGGGCGTCTACGGCTTCGAGACGTTCGCCACCGGCCTCACGCTCGCCGCGTTCACCGCCTACATCGCGAGCACCACCGATCCGCGCTACACGGCCACGCAGTTCGCGCTGTTCACGAGCCTCGCCTCGGTGCCGCGCACGCTCGCGTCGGCGTCGAGCGGCTTCATCGTCGCGCGGATCGGCTGGTTCGACTATTTCCTGGTCTGCGCCGCGCTCGGCATCCCGGGCCTGCTGCTGCTGTTCAAGGTCGCGCCGTGGCGCGGCGGCGCGCCCGACGAGGCCGCCCGTGCGAGCTGAGCGCGCGCGCATCGCGCTCGGCGCGCTGCTGGCCGGCGCGGCCGGGCTCGCCTGCGCGGCGGCGGCCGACGCGCCACCCGCTTCGGCCACCGCGCCTGCGCCGCCGGCGCATGCGGCCGCCTACCGGCCGCCGCCCGTCGGCGTGGGCTACGGCAACGCGTTCGCGTTCCGCAACCTGATCCCGTCGCCGGTGCTCGAGCAGATCACCGGCGCGCAATACCAGCGGATGCTGCAGGCGGCCGCGCAGGCCGGCACGCTGATGGCGGCCGACGACGCGCGCGTCAGGCGGCTGCGCGCGCTGGTCGAGCGGCTCGCGCCGTATGCGGTCAAGTGGAACGAGCGCGTGAAGGGCTGGCACTGGGAGCTGAACGTGGTGCGCGCGCGCGAGATCCGCGTGCTCGGCCTGCCGGGCGGCAAGCTGCTGGTCGACAGCGGGCTCATCGAACGGCTGCGCCTGAACGACAACGAACTCGGCGTGCTGATCGCGCACGAGATGGCGCACGCGCTGCGCGAGCACGCGCGCGCCGGCCTCGGGGACATGCCGCCCGCGGCGGCGCCCGGTGCGAACCCGATCTCGTCGCTGTACGGTCTGGCCGAGCCGCTGCCCGCGCCGCCCGCGATCGCCGAGCGGCTCGCGACGCTGCGCTACGGACGCACCGACGAAACCGAGGCCGACGTGATCGGCGGCGACATCGCGGCCCGAGCCGGCATCGATCCGCGCGCCGCGATCACGCTGTGGGACAAGCTCGCGGCCGCCACCCGCGGCGACCGCCGGCACGGCTTCATCTATTCGCATCCCTACGACGCGCGCCGCCGCCAGGAACTGATGAAGCGGCTCGCCGACCTGATGCCGGTCTACGCGAAGGCGATCGGCAAGCGCGTCGAGACGCTGCCGCCGTATGCGGGCATCAGCGCGGTGCGCCGCCGCCCCGCCTCACCCGTCAGTTGATCTCGGCCGGCTCGCCGTTCACGACGAGGCCGTTGGCCTGCACCCAGCGTACTTCGTCGCCGGGACTGCGGCCGAACATGCGCTTGAACTCGCGGCTGAACTGCGAGGCGCTCGCATAACCGACGCGCGCGGCCGCCGCGCCGGCGCTGACGCCTTCCTGCACCATCATCAGCCGCGCGTTGTGCAGCCGCGTGGCCTTCACGTACTGCATCGGCGAGGTGCCCGTCACGCTGCGGAAATGCGTGTGGAACACCGCGGCGCTCATGCCGGCCTCGGCCGCGAGCGCGTCGATCGAATGCTCGCCGCCGAGATTGAGGTGGATACGCCGCAACGCCTTGGCGATCCGTCCGAAGTGATGCCGCTGGCCGAGCGCCGCGCGGATCGCGTCGCCCTGCTCGCCCGTCAGCACGCGGTAGCCGATCTCGCGCATGATCGAGGGACCGAGCACGCGTGTGTCGTGCGGCGACTGCAGCGTTTCGAGCAGGCGCAGCACCGCGTCGGCGAGCGGCGCGCCGAGCGGCGTCGAGCAGATGCTGTCCGGCTCGCTCGCGGCCGCGCCGTGCGTTTCCTCCAGCAGCATCGCGAGTTCGGCGATCACGCCGAGGTCGATGCGCACCGAGATCGCCAGGAACGGGCCATGCGGCGCCGTGTAGGTTTCGCACTCGAACGGCAGCGGCACCGACAGCACCAGATACTGGCGCTCGTCGTAGACGAACGTGCGCTCGCCGACGTAGCCGACCTTGCGGCCTTGACAGACGATCACGATGCTCGGCTCGTAGAGTACCGGGCAGCGCGGCACGGTGGTGCTCACGCGCATGAAGCGCACGCCTTCGAGCGCCGCGTCGGTCGAGCCGTCATGCGGCGCGAGCCGGTCGATCAGCGCGATCATGCGCCGCTGCACGCGCAGGTCGCCATCCGGTATCAGGGGTTCGAAGCTCATTTCGTATCCTTTACCGGTAATAGGATCAGGCTTGCAATCTAGCACCGCGGACGGCCAGCGCGTGCTGCGCCCGCACAATTCAAGAGGAAAAGGCAAAGCTTCAAGACCTTCAGGTATATCGACGCGCCGCCCCCGTCCTTAGTATGGGAACCCGTTTCGCGCCGCCGGCCGCTGCGGCGGGCGCGCGGATCGTCTCGAATCCCACGGTAAGGAGCCTCCCAATGAGCACGACTTACGCTTACGCGGCGCAAAGCGCGACCAGCCCGCTCGCCCCCCTCCAGATCGAACGCCGCGACCTGCGCGAGCTCGACGTCCAGATCGAAATCCTCTACTGCGGCGTCTGCCATTCCGACCTGCACCAGGCGCGCAACGAATGGCGCAACTCGATCTATCCGGTGGTGCCGGGCCACGAGATCGTCGGCCGGGTCACGGCGGTCGGCCCCGAAGTCAGCCGCTTCAAGGCCGGCGACCTGGTCGGCGTCGGCTGCCTGGTCGATTCGTGCCGCACCTGCGCGAGCTGCTCGGAAGGCCTCGAGCAATATTGCGAAAACGGTTTCGTCGGCACCTACAACGGCGAGGACCGCGTGACGGGCGACATCACCTTCGGCGGTTACTCGTCGCAGGTCGTCGTCGACGAGGCGTTCGTGCTGCGCGTGCCCGAGAAGCTCGAGCTCGCCGCCGCCGCGCCGCTGCTCTGCGCCGGCATCACCACCTACTCGCCGCTGCGCCAGTGGGGCGCCGGCCCGGGCAAGAAGGTCGGCATCGTCGGCCTGGGCGGCCTTGGCCACATGGGCGTGAAGATCGCGCGCGCGATGGGCGCGCACGTGGTGCTGTTCACCACCTCGCCGTCGAAGATCGAGGACGGCAAGCGCCTGGGCGCGCACGAAGTGGTGATCTCGAAGGACGAGGCGCAGATGAACGCGCACGCCAACAGCTTCGACCTGATCGTCAACACGGTGGCCGCGCAGCACGACCTGAACCCGTTCCTGAACCTGCTCAAGCGCGACGGCACGATGACGCTGGTGGGCGCGCCCGAGCACGACCATCCGTCGCCGAACGTGTTCAACCTGATCCTCAAGCGCCGCCGCCTGGCCGGCTCGCTGATCGGCGGCATCGCCGAGACGCAGGAGATGCTCGATTTCTGCGCCGAGCACGACATCGTGTCTGACATCGAGCTGATCAGGATTCAGGACATCAACCACGCGTATGAACGGATGCTCAAGAGCGACGTGAAGTACCGCTTCGTGATCGACATCGCTTCGCTGAAGGACGCGGCGTAAGCGCCGTCGCTACCCGGCTTCGGGGCCGGGCATGAGCGAGGTATGGGCGGGAAAGGAAAAACGCCACCGGGAGCGATTCCGGTGGCGTTTTTTTGTTGGATCCGACAAGCGGCGGGCGGCCTCTGCTTACTTGTAGTCGTAATCCACCGTCAGCGGCGCATGATCGCTGAACTTGATGTCGCGGAAGATCGAGGTTTCCTTCGCCGTCCCCGCCACGCCCGGCGTGGCGATCTGGTAATCGATCCGCCACCCCACGTTCTTCGCGTAGGCCTGGCCGCGGTTGCTCCACCACGTGTACTGGTCGGGGCGCGGGTCGAGCGTGCGGAACACGTCCACGTAGCCGACGTCGTCGAACAGCTTGGTCAGCCACGCGCGCTCCTCGGGCAGGCAGCCGGAATTCTTCTGGTTGCTCTTCCAGTTGCGGATGTCGATTTCCTTGTGGACGATGTTCACGTCGCCGCAGACGATCACCTCGCGCCTGGCCTTCAGCTCGGCCAGATGCGGCATGAATTCGTCCATGAAGCGGTACTTGGCCTGCTGGCGCTCGTCGCCGCTCGAGCCCGACGGCACGTACACCGACACCACCGACAGCTTGCCGAAGCGCGCCTCGACGTAACGCCCCTCGGCGTCGAACTCGCTGCTGCCGTAGCCGATGATCACGTCGTCGGGCTCGCGGCGCGTGTAGAGCCCCGCGCCGCTGTAGCCCTTCTTCTGGGCATGGTGGAAGTAGCCGGTGAAACCGTGCGGCGCCGCGAATTCGGCGGGCAGGTCGTCGGCCGACACCTTGATTTCCTGCACGCAGACGCAATCGGCCTGCTGGTCGCCGAGCCAGTCGAAGAAGCCCTTCTTCGCGGCGGAGCGGATGCCGTTCAGGTTCGCCGTAATGACACGCAGCATGATGTGTTTCCGTTCAGTGTTCCGGGTTCGATGGATGGGTTTCGCGGCGGCGAGGCAAGCCGGGCGCGGCGGCGCTCACTCGATCTTCACGCCCGCGAGCTCGGGCTTGGCGGGCGGATAGGCGAGCTTCATCGCCGTCAGCTCGCGCAGCAGCAGCTCGGCGATCATCACGTTGCGATGCGTCTTCGAGTCGGCCGGGATCATGTACCACGGCGCGTGCGGCGCCGAGGTGGCGGCCAGCGCGTCGCGGTAGGCGATCTGGTAGGCGTCCCAGTCCTTGCGCGCCTCGATGTCGGACAGGTCGAACTTCCAGTGCTTGTTCGGATCGTCCACGCGCGCCTGCAGCCGCGCGCGCTGCTCGTCCTTCGAGATGTGCAGGAAGCACTTGACGATGGTCGTGCCGGACTCCGACAACATCGCCTCGAACTGGCGGATCTGCCGGTAGCGGCGCTCGCATTCGGCCTTGTCGATGCCGCCCTTTACGCGCGGCACCAGCACGTCCTCGTAGTGGCTGCGGTTGAAGATCGTCAGCTCGCCGGCGGCCGGCACCTGCGCGTGGACGCGCCAGAGAAAGTCGTGCGCGAGCTCGACCGCGGTGGGCGCCTTGAACGGCACGACGCGCAGGCCGAGCGGATCGACCTCGTGGAACACGGCGCGCACGGTGCCGTCCTTGCCGCTGGTATCCATGCCCTGCAGCACCAGCAGCAGGCGCTTGCGCGGCTGCGTATGCAGCATGTCCTGCAGCGCGTCGATCTGCATCGACAGCTCGGACAGATGTGCGCGATCGGTGTCCTTCGAGCCGGCCGAGAACGGCTTGGCGCCGGGCTCGAACGCGTCGAGCTGGAACGCCGCGGCGGCCTTCTCGTCGGTGTGGTACGGCACGCGGAAATCGTCGAGCGACGCTTGCTTCGCCATCAATGCCTCCTGGACGGGATTCGGAAGTCGCGATGCGGCGCAAGCCGCCGAGCATAACGCAAGCGGCCGGCCCGCAGCGGCGGACGCGGCCACCACCGCCGACCGCCGCGTGGGAGCCGCGCTCAGCCGAGCTTCTTCTTCAGCAGCTCGTTGACCTGCGCCGGGTTTGCCTTGCCCTTGGTCGCCTTCATCGCCTGGCCGACCAGCGCGTTGAACGCCTTCTCCTTGCCGGCGCGGAATTCCTCGACCGACTTCGCGTTGGCGGCCAGCACCTCGTCGATGATCGCCTCGAGCGCGCCGGTGTCGGAAATCTGCTTGAGGCCCTTCGCCTCGATGATGCGGTCGGCCGCGGCGTCGTCGGTGGCCTTCTCGTCCCAGATCGCCTGGAAGATTTCCTTGGCGATCTTGTTCGAGATGGTGCCGTCGGCGATCCGCTGCAGCACCAGCGCGAGCTGCGCGGCCGATACCGGGCAGGCGTCGATCTCGATGCCTTCGCGGTTCAACAGCGACGACACGTCGCCCATCAGCCAGTTGGCGGCGGTCTTCGCGTTCGCGGTGCCGGCCTTGGCGACCACCGCCTCGAAATAGGCGGCCATCGCCTTGCTGGAAGTCAGCACCACCGCGTCATAGGGCGTCATGCCGTACTGCCCGGCGAAGCGTTGCTGCATCGCGGCCGGCAGTTCGGGCATCTCGCCGCGCACGCGCTCGACCCACTTCGGATCGATCACCACCGGCATCAGGTCAGGGTCAGGGAAGTAGCGGTAGTCCTGCGCGTCTTCCTTGCTGCGCATCGAGCGCGTCTCGCGCTTGTCCGGATCGTACAGGCGCGTTTCCTGCACCACCTCGCCGCCGTCCTCGATCAACTCGATCTGGCGCCGCACTTCATGGTTGATCGCGTCCTCGAGGAAGCGGAACGAGTTCAGGTTCTTGATCTCGGCGCGCGTGCCGAATTTCTCCTGGCCGACCGGGCGCACCGAAACGTTCGCGTCGCAGCGGAACGAGCCTTCCTGCATGTTGCCGTCGCAGATGCCGAGCCACACCACCAGCGCGTGCAGCGCCTTGGCGTAGGCCACGGCCTCGGCCGCGCTGCGCATCTCGGGCTCGGTGACGATCTCGAGCAGCGGCGTGCCGGCGCGGTTCAGGTCGATGCCGGTCATGCCGGCAAAATCCTCGTGCAGCGACTTGCCGGCGTCTTCCTCAAGGTGCGCGCGCGTGAGGTTGATGGTCTTCGCGTAGGCTTCCTTGCCGGTCTTCTCGTTGGCGGGCACCTGGATCGTGATGCGGCCGCCCTGCACGACCGGAATCTCGTACTGGCTGATCTGATAGCCCTTCGGCAGATCCGGGTAGAAGTAATTCTTGCGCGCGAAGATGCTGCGCGGCGCGACCGTCGCGTCGACCGCGAGGCCCAGCCGGATCGCGCGCTCCACGGCGCCGCGGTTCAGCACCGGCAGCACGCCGGGCAGCGCCAGATCGACCGCGCAGGCCTGGGTGTTGGGCTCGGCGCCGAACTGCGTCGAGGCACCCGAGAAGATCTTCGAGGCGGTCGACAGCTGCGCGTGCGTCTCGAGACCGATAACGACTTCCCATTGCGTCATTGCTTAACTCCCCGCCGGAACTTGCTTATGCCAATCGGTCGCGCGCTGGAACGCGTCGGCGACCTGCAGCATCCGGGCTTCGTTGAAATAGTTGCCGATGATCTGCAGGCCGACCGGGCGCCGCGCGTTCGCACCGGCGCCGAAGCCGCACGGCACGCTCATGCCGGGCAGCCCCGCCAGGCTGACCGACAGCGTGTAGATGTCGGCCAGGTACATCTGCAGCGGATCGTCGCCCTTGGCGCCGAGATCCCAGGCCACGGTGGGCGAGGCCGGCCCCATGATCACGTCGCACCGCTCGAACGCGTTCTGGAAATCCTGCGCGATGATGCGGCGGATCTTCTGCGCCTGCAGGTAGTACGCGTCGTAGTAGCCATGCGACAGCACGTACGCGCCCACCAGGATGCGGCGTTTCACTTCCGGGCCGAAACCCTCGGCGCGCGACTTCTTGTACATGTCGAGCAGGTCGCGGTACTCGGCCGCGCGATGGCCGTAGCGCACGCCGTCGAACCGCGACAGGTTCGACGAGGCCTCGGCCGGCGCGATCACGTAGTAGACCGGGATCGACAGTTCCGTCTTCGGCAGCGACACCGGCACCAGCGTGGCACCGAGCGCCTCGTACTGCTTGAGCGCCGCGTCGATCGCCGCGCGCACGTCGTCGGCCAGACCCGCGCCGAAATACTCGTCCGGCAGGCCGATGCGCAGGCCCGCGAGCGGCTTGCCGGCCGGCGCGTCGGGCGTCCACGGCGCGCCCAGGTGGCGGCCGAAGTTCTCGTCGTCGCGCTCGAGGCTGGTGGAGTCGCGCGTGTCGAAGCCGGCCATCGCGTCGAGCAGCAGCGCGCAGTCGGCCGCGCTCTGCGCCATCGGGCCGCCCTGGTCGAGCGACGAGGCGAACGCGATCATGCCGTAGCGCGACACCCGGCCGTAGGTCGGCTTGATCCCCGTCACGCCGGCGAACGAGGCCGGCTGGCGGATCGAACCGCCGGTGTCGGTGCCGGTGGCGGCCGGCGCGAGCCGCGCGGCCACCGCCGCCGCGCTGCCGCCCGAGCTGCCGCCCGGCACGGCTCGCGTGTCCCACGGGTTCTTCACGGCGCCGAACGCCGAGTTCTCGTTGGACGAACCCATCGCGAACTCGTCCATGTTGGTCTTGCCGAGCGTGACCATGCCGGCCGCGGCGAGCCGCTCGACCACGGTCGCGTCGAACGGGCTGGTGTAGTTCGCGAGCATCTTCGAGCCGGCGGTCGAGCGCCAGCCGCGCGTGACGAACACGTCCTTGTGCGCGATCGGCAGGCCGGCGAGCGGGCCGGCGCGGCCGGCCGCGCGCGCGGCGTCGGCCTCGCGCGCCTGCGCCAGCGTGAGCTCGGCGTCGACGTGGACGAACGCATTGAGCGCGCTCGCCGCGTCGATGCGTTGCAGGTAGAGCTGCGCGAGCTCGACGGCCGAGGTTTGGCCGGCGTCGAGCGCGGCGCGCAGTTCGGTCAGGCTGTTTGCGTGCATTGCTGGAGAATTCCTGGATGCTTGTGTACTCGCGGCACGGCCGCGAGACCGGGGCCGGCCGCTGCCGGCCGCGCTGGGTCCATCAAGCTTATTCGATCACCTTCGGCACGAGGAACAGGCCGTCCTGGACGGCCGGCGCCGGACGTTGATTCTCGTCGCGATTGACCGTCTCGGTGACGACGTCGTCGCGCAGACGCTGCGCGACTTCCTGGATCTGCTCGATCGGGTGCGCGAGCGGGGCGATACCGTTCGTATCGACGGCCTGCATCTTCTCGACGAGACCGAAGAAATCGTTGAGCTGGCCGAGCGTCTGCCCGGCCTCGGTATCGTTCATCTCGAGCCGCGCGAGGTGCGCGATGCGTTTCACGTCGTTCAGGGTCAAAGCCATGCGGTCACCGGAAAAACTGGGCTGCGCGACGCCTTGGAAGCCGGGTCGCGACAGGGGGTTGGAGGACTCGTTCGCACCCTCAAAATTCGGGCGCGAAGCGGTGAATTGACGGTCCGTTTGGGTTCGAATACCCCGAAATTATAAGGTATCATTACGCGTTCGACCCAGCGCCGGACCGACCCTCCCGCACGACCCACCGTTAGCTGCAAGCCGGCTGCAAGTCAGCCGCCTGCCAGGCGGGATGCAAGCGGGACGCGCGACGGTCCCGGTAGATTTCACTCGCGGCTTCGAGGTCCAGAGGCGGCCGCTCCCCGCCCGATCCGAGGCTGTTATTTTTTCCGCCGCCCGCCCAGCGTCCCGTCCGCCGGGTCGGCCCAGAGCGAGACAGGATTCTGAATGTTCGGTTTTTTGCGCAGCTACTTCTCCAACGATCTCGCGATCGATCTCGGCACCGCAAACACCCTCATCTACATGCGCGGCAAGGGCATCGTCCTCGATGAGCCGTCCGTCGTGTCGATCCGCCAGGAAGGCGGCCCCAACGGCAAGAAGACGATCCAGGCCGTCGGCAAGGAAGCCAAGCAGATGCTCGGCAAGGTGCCGGGCAACATCGAGGCGATCCGTCCGATGAAAGACGGCGTGATCGCCGACTTCACCGTCACCGAGCAGATGATCAAGCAGTTCATCAAGACGGCGCACGAGTCGCGGATGTTCTCGCCCTCGCCGCGCATCATCATCTGCGTGCCGTGCGGCTCGACCCAGGTCGAGCGCCGCGCGATCAAGGAAGCCGCGCACGGCGCCGGCGCCTCGCAGGTCTACCTGATCGAGGAGCCGATGGCCGCGGCGATCGGCGCCGGCCTGCCGGTGTCGGAAGCCACCGGCTCGATGGTGGTCGACATCGGCGGCGGCACCACCGAAGTGGGCGTGATCTCGCTGGGCGGCATCGTCTACAAGGGCTCGGTGCGCGTGGGCGGCGACAAGTTCGACGAGGCGATCGTCAACTACATCCGCCGCAACTACGGCATGCTGATCGGCGAGCAGACCGCCGAGGCGATCAAGAAGGAAATCGGCTCCGCGTTCCCGGGCTCCGAGGTCAAGGAGATGGAAGTGAAGGGCCGCAACCTGTCGGAAGGCATTCCGCGCAGCTTCACGATCTCCAGCAACGAAATCCTCGAGGCACTGACCGATCCGCTGAACCAGATCGTCTCGTCGGTGAAAATCGCCCTCGAACAGACGCCGCCGGAACTGGGTGCCGACATCGCCGAGCGCGGCATGATGCTGACGGGCGGCGGCGCGCTGCTGCGCGACCTGGACCGCCTGCTGGCCGAGGAAACCGGCCTGCCGGTGCTGGTCGCCGAAGACCCGCTGACCTGCGTGGTGCGTGGCTCGGGCATGGCGCTCGAGCGCATGGACAAGCTCGGCAGCATCTTCTCCTACGAGTGATGCGCTCCGGGCCGCGGCCGGCCCGGCACGCGGGGGCCGACCACCGCGCCCCCATCCCGGCATGCAGCAGATACCGATAACGCGCGCGCGAGGCCACGGCTTGTCACGATCAGCCGAACCGCCGCGCGTTTTGCGCGTCTGAGGAACATTTAACCGATCGAGCGCCCGGCGCCGACCATGGAATACAGTCCGCCGCCCCTCTTCAAGCAAGGTCCGTCCGCGCTCGCGCGGCTGATCTTCTTCGTCGCGCTGGCGATCGCGCTCCTCGTCTCGGA
The genomic region above belongs to Burkholderia plantarii and contains:
- a CDS encoding NAD(P)-dependent alcohol dehydrogenase, which translates into the protein MSTTYAYAAQSATSPLAPLQIERRDLRELDVQIEILYCGVCHSDLHQARNEWRNSIYPVVPGHEIVGRVTAVGPEVSRFKAGDLVGVGCLVDSCRTCASCSEGLEQYCENGFVGTYNGEDRVTGDITFGGYSSQVVVDEAFVLRVPEKLELAAAAPLLCAGITTYSPLRQWGAGPGKKVGIVGLGGLGHMGVKIARAMGAHVVLFTTSPSKIEDGKRLGAHEVVISKDEAQMNAHANSFDLIVNTVAAQHDLNPFLNLLKRDGTMTLVGAPEHDHPSPNVFNLILKRRRLAGSLIGGIAETQEMLDFCAEHDIVSDIELIRIQDINHAYERMLKSDVKYRFVIDIASLKDAA
- the gatA gene encoding Asp-tRNA(Asn)/Glu-tRNA(Gln) amidotransferase subunit GatA, with the protein product MHANSLTELRAALDAGQTSAVELAQLYLQRIDAASALNAFVHVDAELTLAQAREADAARAAGRAGPLAGLPIAHKDVFVTRGWRSTAGSKMLANYTSPFDATVVERLAAAGMVTLGKTNMDEFAMGSSNENSAFGAVKNPWDTRAVPGGSSGGSAAAVAARLAPAATGTDTGGSIRQPASFAGVTGIKPTYGRVSRYGMIAFASSLDQGGPMAQSAADCALLLDAMAGFDTRDSTSLERDDENFGRHLGAPWTPDAPAGKPLAGLRIGLPDEYFGAGLADDVRAAIDAALKQYEALGATLVPVSLPKTELSIPVYYVIAPAEASSNLSRFDGVRYGHRAAEYRDLLDMYKKSRAEGFGPEVKRRILVGAYVLSHGYYDAYYLQAQKIRRIIAQDFQNAFERCDVIMGPASPTVAWDLGAKGDDPLQMYLADIYTLSVSLAGLPGMSVPCGFGAGANARRPVGLQIIGNYFNEARMLQVADAFQRATDWHKQVPAGS
- the gatB gene encoding Asp-tRNA(Asn)/Glu-tRNA(Gln) amidotransferase subunit GatB, with protein sequence MTQWEVVIGLETHAQLSTASKIFSGASTQFGAEPNTQACAVDLALPGVLPVLNRGAVERAIRLGLAVDATVAPRSIFARKNYFYPDLPKGYQISQYEIPVVQGGRITIQVPANEKTGKEAYAKTINLTRAHLEEDAGKSLHEDFAGMTGIDLNRAGTPLLEIVTEPEMRSAAEAVAYAKALHALVVWLGICDGNMQEGSFRCDANVSVRPVGQEKFGTRAEIKNLNSFRFLEDAINHEVRRQIELIEDGGEVVQETRLYDPDKRETRSMRSKEDAQDYRYFPDPDLMPVVIDPKWVERVRGEMPELPAAMQQRFAGQYGMTPYDAVVLTSSKAMAAYFEAVVAKAGTANAKTAANWLMGDVSSLLNREGIEIDACPVSAAQLALVLQRIADGTISNKIAKEIFQAIWDEKATDDAAADRIIEAKGLKQISDTGALEAIIDEVLAANAKSVEEFRAGKEKAFNALVGQAMKATKGKANPAQVNELLKKKLG
- a CDS encoding AmpG family muropeptide MFS transporter gives rise to the protein MTRPEPHDAPALAAHDDHPGWRAFLNTRMLICVFLGFTSGLPLFTLVYLVQAWLRSEGVNLKEIGLFALIQFPYTWKFLWAPLMDRFVPRLPGWRPGRRRGWMFATQLLVAVAIGALGFVSPKHSIWTVAALTTLVAFFGASSDIVIDAYRRELLRDTEQGLGNAVHVNAYKIAALVPGSLALILSDHLPWSLVFIVTGAFMLPGIVMTLVVREPEVHGLPPKNLRDAVILPFREFLARGGWRNAALVLGFIFLYKLGDVMATTLSTSFFLDIGFNKTQIGVIAKTTAFWASLAGGIVGGVWLVKIGIARGLWIFGVVQIASTLGFAWLARAGADPVLMAGVYGFETFATGLTLAAFTAYIASTTDPRYTATQFALFTSLASVPRTLASASSGFIVARIGWFDYFLVCAALGIPGLLLLFKVAPWRGGAPDEAARAS
- a CDS encoding AraC family transcriptional regulator, yielding MSFEPLIPDGDLRVQRRMIALIDRLAPHDGSTDAALEGVRFMRVSTTVPRCPVLYEPSIVIVCQGRKVGYVGERTFVYDERQYLVLSVPLPFECETYTAPHGPFLAISVRIDLGVIAELAMLLEETHGAAASEPDSICSTPLGAPLADAVLRLLETLQSPHDTRVLGPSIMREIGYRVLTGEQGDAIRAALGQRHHFGRIAKALRRIHLNLGGEHSIDALAAEAGMSAAVFHTHFRSVTGTSPMQYVKATRLHNARLMMVQEGVSAGAAAARVGYASASQFSREFKRMFGRSPGDEVRWVQANGLVVNGEPAEIN
- a CDS encoding PPK2 family polyphosphate kinase, with translation MAKQASLDDFRVPYHTDEKAAAAFQLDAFEPGAKPFSAGSKDTDRAHLSELSMQIDALQDMLHTQPRKRLLLVLQGMDTSGKDGTVRAVFHEVDPLGLRVVPFKAPTAVELAHDFLWRVHAQVPAAGELTIFNRSHYEDVLVPRVKGGIDKAECERRYRQIRQFEAMLSESGTTIVKCFLHISKDEQRARLQARVDDPNKHWKFDLSDIEARKDWDAYQIAYRDALAATSAPHAPWYMIPADSKTHRNVMIAELLLRELTAMKLAYPPAKPELAGVKIE
- the gatC gene encoding Asp-tRNA(Asn)/Glu-tRNA(Gln) amidotransferase subunit GatC; the encoded protein is MALTLNDVKRIAHLARLEMNDTEAGQTLGQLNDFFGLVEKMQAVDTNGIAPLAHPIEQIQEVAQRLRDDVVTETVNRDENQRPAPAVQDGLFLVPKVIE
- a CDS encoding exodeoxyribonuclease III; translation: MLRVITANLNGIRSAAKKGFFDWLGDQQADCVCVQEIKVSADDLPAEFAAPHGFTGYFHHAQKKGYSGAGLYTRREPDDVIIGYGSSEFDAEGRYVEARFGKLSVVSVYVPSGSSGDERQQAKYRFMDEFMPHLAELKARREVIVCGDVNIVHKEIDIRNWKSNQKNSGCLPEERAWLTKLFDDVGYVDVFRTLDPRPDQYTWWSNRGQAYAKNVGWRIDYQIATPGVAGTAKETSIFRDIKFSDHAPLTVDYDYK
- a CDS encoding M48 family metallopeptidase — protein: MALGALLAGAAGLACAAAADAPPASATAPAPPAHAAAYRPPPVGVGYGNAFAFRNLIPSPVLEQITGAQYQRMLQAAAQAGTLMAADDARVRRLRALVERLAPYAVKWNERVKGWHWELNVVRAREIRVLGLPGGKLLVDSGLIERLRLNDNELGVLIAHEMAHALREHARAGLGDMPPAAAPGANPISSLYGLAEPLPAPPAIAERLATLRYGRTDETEADVIGGDIAARAGIDPRAAITLWDKLAAATRGDRRHGFIYSHPYDARRRQELMKRLADLMPVYAKAIGKRVETLPPYAGISAVRRRPASPVS
- a CDS encoding rod shape-determining protein, with protein sequence MFGFLRSYFSNDLAIDLGTANTLIYMRGKGIVLDEPSVVSIRQEGGPNGKKTIQAVGKEAKQMLGKVPGNIEAIRPMKDGVIADFTVTEQMIKQFIKTAHESRMFSPSPRIIICVPCGSTQVERRAIKEAAHGAGASQVYLIEEPMAAAIGAGLPVSEATGSMVVDIGGGTTEVGVISLGGIVYKGSVRVGGDKFDEAIVNYIRRNYGMLIGEQTAEAIKKEIGSAFPGSEVKEMEVKGRNLSEGIPRSFTISSNEILEALTDPLNQIVSSVKIALEQTPPELGADIAERGMMLTGGGALLRDLDRLLAEETGLPVLVAEDPLTCVVRGSGMALERMDKLGSIFSYE